The DNA window GTAAGAAAGCTTGGAATTTTTTTAAACCGTTAACGGTCTAGAGAGGGGATGAAAAAAGAGCTAGATAAGAGAATTGAAGAGAAAGAtcataaaaaagtaagagaaagagaaagagagaaaagttAAAATGAATGAGTTAAGAGCATTTATATCTCTATATCTCAAAAATTGGCTACACAATGTGAATAAAATTAGTATAGTCAACtagtaataatttttattactattaaaaaGGCGTACATggcactattattattattattatattacaaAACTGTAGTTTAGAAAGTATAAATAGTGGAACTAACAAATCTTTTTGGTGGATCTAAATCATAAAATGATCGTCTTATAGAGAAAGAATCATATACTGATTGAAAAAATCGTCTAAGTCAAATTGTGCAGCTTAAATCATCTTATTCAATATTGTTGGTCAAAACAGGGGAAGAAGAAAATTCATCCAATGAATTAAGACTAGGCGAGGAGGAATTTCTATGAAAAATAGCCTCGATTTTACTAGTTTCTCACATATGATTTACATGTAACAACGTGAAACCTAGCTATATAACATGATAATTTATTTAAGGGTGTTTGGTTATAGATAAAAGAAAAAGTGAACGCCAAAGGGTGGAATGTCATTGTCATTATTATAATTGATATGTTAGGttggaatataaatttaatgagTGCCTTTATTTTCTTTACCATGTTTTCCCATTGATAATCATTTATTTTTGTTCTCTTCTCTTCAATTCAATCGTTGTTTGTTTTTTTCCAGAACATAAGATCTTTTACAAAATAACGGCTCAATGTGATATACACattataaaatactaatataatagcatatatcaatttattaagCTAGAAGGGCAAATAAAGAGATCGAGAATGGCTCTCACTGATTATATGCCCAAATCTACAAGTCtataatactataaaaataacaaGCAAGAAAATAAGTTGTTTGATTAATACAAAAAGCTAATTCCCCTGGTCATGGTCACTAGCTATTGTATTGTTATTGTTCATTCTCCAAAGATTAATGGATTCTCCTTCAACCTATTTCTactaaaaacaaatactccGACAAATGTTAGGGggcataaaacataaaaaataattactagAGCAATATCCGACAAATTGTCATTAGTTAAAACCATAGATTTTATTAGGGGCATGTACCTACagttttttgtgtgtgtgaataTCTAATTGGGCAGATATATTTTAATTGATCGAGATCGTGTCCATAAATAATCTTGGTTACATGTGCATCTTCAACAAGGTGCAAAAATCAATTGAGAGTAATTCATGAATTTGACTACAAAAGTATTAAAACATTAGATACTATTCCAAAATGCTATGATGAAAATCAATCTTCCCAATTCTCATATACTTAGAATGGTTTTGAGCTGCTTTTATaattactagtattaacacccgtgctatgTACGGAACatacaaatttcaaataataatagtacaaaatataatgaatatatagaaaataaaaattcaaagtaATTAGAAGATTTAAAAAACATTTATCTTGTTTCATTCTAAATGAATAATTTACTACTccctaataaataaaatattttaaattcgaCAAacgattttatacaattttaatttatgatttaagtggagtaaaaacaataaagatAATGACAAAGAGAAaatgtgtgactaatgatcaaagagaatgagttaattagaataagtGCAGTTGGTAGCGTGGAACTGTGATGACCTTGAGGTCATGGGTTCAAACTCCACCACTCGCTGGGAGACTTTTGACATTAATCAGCAAGCCCGGTCGAGCAGGATTAATCAGATTCCGCCGAAGGCGGGTTATACCTgtggtcaaacaaaaaaaagtgtgaaaaaaaaatctaaagttattactattatataaatttaaatttaaattaattacaatagcatttatgtaaatttttagAAAACTCCCCCTTTTATATGTGtagatatttaaaacattaaATGGAATAGAATACAATGttattttcaaaagaaaaagttagtgaattaAACGTGGCAGTTATAGTGTAATTTCATCTtttttgtttcttcctttttttcttttctttaatctacatttaaattttttttagacttttataatgtactattttagtaattaatatTAGACATCTGTGTAAGTAACAATTTCTTACTCATCATTGTTAAGATTGATGATTAATATTTAATAGTgtactttcatatttttatttttttattcatatttttaaacACTTTTTGTATTCTATTAAATACTAAATGTGTAGTAGAATTTTTGTATAGGTTTatctttaataattattttttatgagtATTTTTTAAGATTAACGATTTCATATACAAAATCGATCTGCCCAAGCTTTGAAGCttttaaaaatcaattataaaaatgattaataaTCACTTTTAAATATTCAAGAATTCTTACGTAATTGTTGTTGTTTTATGACATTATTAATAAGAAGTAACTACTAATCatcaatgataaaaaaaattttatagtATAAGAATTAAACATAACATACAAAAAATCCtagatataataataatataattatatccTACATTATATCAAACTTCTTAGTAAACAACATTATAATATAACATCAACCTCTTCATTGTAGACTAAAATCTCGtgaattttgaaaatacaaCATACTATAATTGACCTTTGACATAAATAAtctataataaaaattttacaaTGTACTTTGAGATTAtcaacaaataaaatgaatataataataaaactgaACGGAGTTCATAAATCAATAATTCTTTGATAAAATAGATTAAAGTACTTCCAAATAATGAAAAATCAACCACATTTCAAATACATAATTATTGAAAAATTCATggaactaattaaaaaacaaatttttataataaataatgacaatttataaataatgctCAAAACATTCATTcatcaaaatagaataataatatCATAAACCAATAAATTATTACTgctaaattataattttatactataaataataaaatccaACACTCAGATTAAGCTCTATTCAACTAAAaagaatattaaatttataaaattataaactaaaatctTAATTATAGAATCCATACTATAAGCCCAAACAATAACCCAAATAGCATACATAAACCAATATTCCTCAAATCCTAAATTAATCGTTCCTCCCACCCGCTCGCTGCCTCCCCTTGACCCCTTCCTCGTCCCGTCGTCCGCCAGCTGCCATGGCCGGCGATTCCCTCATTTCCTCCCTCTAATCGGCGGAACGACTGAACACCAGCTTCACGCCGCCGCCAGACACCTCCTCTTGTCCGCTGACCCACTAAACATCAGTCTCACCGCTGCCGCAAGGCACAATACCGCAGTCGTGCCTCTCGGCCTCCATATAAACCAAATCCATCTATCTCTCTCGCTTgatgtctctctctctctccctcgccGCCCCGCCTTCCTCACCCCTCGCGTTGCCCCGCCTGCACAGCCGCGTCGCTGGCGAGCGACGCCGACTcttctctctatctctttcctctcttcttcctctctcatctctctctcattcCTACGCCACAGCCGCTGCTGCCATTCGCTTCCACGCCAACGATGATATAATCACTCTCCAGCGGGTAAAGATTGGATCTTTGGATGAATCTGGAGATGGGCAAAGCAGCGGCTGGAAATGCCATGATAGGGAGATGGAGGTGGTGGGTCTGCACAGATGTAGTTGTCGCTGTCGGACTTCTCTCTTCTTCCTTcctattctttttcttcttctcaccTCTCTCCTTTGACAGCAAGCACATGTAATAGTGTTTTATTATGTGTAATTTCCTTGAGAAGCTTTCTATCTATTGGACCAATATTTGCCCAATCAATTTTGCAGTTTCGAGAAGAATATCACAActttgtaaaagaaaaaaataataattattatatagtCAGCTTttattttccctccaaaaagggtaTATAAGTCTTTTTAATCCAACTGCTACCTTTTATTAGTATAGATTTATACATAAAGTATTAACTAAAAGAAAAGCTAaacacattattaaattgatggaACAAAACggaaaacaaacaaacaagaaATCAGccataaatgaagaaaacatgAAAAACCTTCAACAAATCCAAGCATTGGCTCACAAATTGGACTTATTCTGTACATATCTCATTTCTATGAATTATAAAGCTAGACAAGAAGAAAGTAGAGAAAAAACTCACCGGAAAGTTGGAAACAAAAATTGAACCTGAAAAAAATCAGGCTATAAAGTCACAAAATTTCCAACTACAAATAATTTTCGACCAATTGTTCTCTTATTTGTGATTAATCAAGAAGTGAAGCCGCTGTCAGTAAGAAGAAAGACATCATTCTGTGACCAAAATCAGATGCCTGCTGTTTAAAATAATTGTTCCGGCATATGCTTGCTGCCAgggttctttttttttttcttcctgtTTTCTCctgaaataaaaacaaacaaaattgtGCCAATGGGGGAGACATGGGGATTGTTTTCCATTCAAATGCATCTTGGATAAATGCACGCTACGCAGTTTGGGTGGCTTTGAGTTCCCATACAGCGTTAAGCAGGGCAGGTCTCTAGTTGATATCTTCTAAATAGTTAGACTGACTAGAAGCATAAACTGCAGGGCTTGTGGTAGGATTTTGAGTAGGCGGCATCAACCATTTAAGCCAATCACCTCTGCGTCTCACTTTATCACCCTGCAGGCAAACAGAAAGGGGGAAAATGCATTAAGCAACAGACCAACATGACTAAGGTCCTAAAGATTTTATGAAAAAACATTGATCTCGTAGACTTATAGCACCACTAGGCAAATATGATTTGGACGAATATGTATGTATAATAGGTATGTTGGAAGTAGTAGATAAAGACTAAAGGTCATATATTTACCAGCACTTCAATGATATGGGAAGCTTGTAAGGCATCTAATATAAGGTGAATATTGTTTGTCAGCTGCCTGACCTGTAAAATTGACAAAACATAAACTGAAATTTACAGCAAAAAGCTAAAAACCATCCCATCAGACAAGAATAGCAACTGAGAACTATAAAGCAAGCACACTCAGAGTAGTGAGCTAATAAGGATAACCCAGAGAGAAAATTCTCAGACATTGTGAATCAATAAAAGAAAGGAGCGATGCAACATATCCCATAGTTTGTCAAAGGACCCTATAAACTTCCAACATCACAACGAATAAATGAACAAAATCCATTGATATATAATTAAGACTATAATCCACATAAGCAAAACAGACATCTACTTTGACTCCCACGCAAGATATCAACACATAAGCACATCAGGAACTGAAGCTGTAACAGAGTAAGTACTCTAACTAGTGCATACCATAACTCTTATATATGAATATGATTACAGAAGTACAATCCAAAAGACATATCTTTATAAAGTTAACATTTTACTGTCTGTAAGtagttagttttattttctttatgaaTAAATACACTACTTATTAAGAACCAAAAGTATCGTATCACATATTTTCCAACAattcaaaaactgatttttgcAGAATCAGAGTTAATGATTAAGGATTTCACCAGTGTCACaacttttttaataaaatattattcacCATTGAAGTTTGCCAGAACTCAAACATCAAACTAATAACAATATCTTGTACGCAGCTTACTTTATTGAACCCAGCAATAAGGTGAACAGACACCCATCCTTCACGATCCATGTTCTTGCGCAAATGTATGTCCTTGACCAGGTTCTCATTACTACAAGACAATagtgagaaaaaataaataagaggCTCAACTTAGTAGAAACCAGGAAATGAAGGCTGAACACCAGTAACAAATACCTAAAATAATAGTTTATCTGGTTCAAAATCTTGTTAAGTAAGTGAGGATCGGGCACGGGAAACAAAAGTGGCGAATATGAGACCATAGGCGGCGGCCTTGGTGAATCTAGGTGGGGGCCAGGGACAAAGAATACCTGTGGCATCTCTGCAAGATTCACCAAAACATCATCTGCATCGGAACTACATGAAAACATTATTCTACCTTGCAAATCATGGGATTCACAAAAAGGTCACATAAAGATACCGTGGTAAACCATGGGATTTACAAAAGGTCGCATAACTACAGGAGGAGGTACAAAAGGCCAATTTGGAGCTGGCCCGCGTACAAAGGGCCTAGAACCATCTCTCTTCTGAGATGCAAAGCTTTCCCTCCGATTATGATCACGTCTTCCACCGTGTCTATGATGGTAAGAACCATCAGGTCGAGCTTGTGGCCCATTATTATTACCCCTAAAAGAACCATGCTGTGACTGCTGCTCATTACCACCAAATGATCTATCTCTCTGCCCAGAATTTCCAGCATTCTGCTGCTGTGATTCAGCTATGATGCAAGGAGCTCGAGATATTGTGCCATCAGCCTCCAATCTGATGTGGTTCATACTGTAACCGCCACTCGTAGAGATGGTAGTGTCTGATAATACTCCCTATAAAAGAATTATAGATTCTAtagataaatatttaaatgaagaACAAAACTCATAATGCAACATTTTGTTATCTGAATAGAACAACATGAAACGAACAAGAAAGGCAAAATCATTCTAAACAACAGAAACATAAAATTGAGATGATGAAAATTGAAACCTCTCCATTTGACGAAACTAGCGGAGACTTGGGGGATCCACGAGCAGTGTCGGAGAGAGCAGGCCAAGACTCCGCCCCCATCACCGCAGCACCAACCTTCCCAGCTGCGCCACTCGAAGACTTGTTCCAGACCGGCTTCTTCGCCGCACCAGCAGCAGATTCATACACAGTCAAATCCGCTATATCGCTTTCACAGAAATAATAGCGCGAATCAGGCCGTTCGAAATCAACAATGCCCACAGATGACGCGCCATGCGCCTCCATGGACCGCACGAACATGCGATAATGCTCTTCATCAATGAGAGTAGACGGAGGCTCCAACGACGCTGCCATTCaaatcaaatttagggtttctgTACCTCGGGTTTTTCGATGCTTTTACGAAATCAAACTCCTCAAGCAGCAGTATGCGAATCCAATTTCTCAAAGGGGTGAAAATCGACAAATGATTCgagaaaaaattgaaagaacAAGGAAATTGATTGTAAACAAATTCCAAAAAATGGGGTTGGTTTCGATCACACAATTGTGAAAACCAGGTATTACTATTTTCCCTCCCCAAACTAGTTTTCTGAGAAAAATTATGAAAGGAAAAAATTACTCCTACTGTAGGTTTTTACCCACATTATTACTCGTTCCCCTATTAAATCTGATCCAATTAAATTGTGTACAATCCCTAAAAATCGGAGCTAATGCGTATAATAGGTATTCTATGTCTATGCTAACAAATCTTGTCtaaaattttgtttgatttgatcAGCCCTTAAAATTTTCTTGCAGGATAACTTtgctttaaaaaaatttcagttAGTTCATATTATCATCACTGATCACAAGCATTCAAAAGCAGCTACgattattcaattaaaataaaaaatggaataatagtaatttaaatcatgaagttttgtcaaattttgatttgtccCATGTCAATTATCTCATTCATGAATTATGCACAAATACATCTTTTTGTGATGTTAAAATCGACGGTGTTTCAATAAAATAAGGAGATAAATGAGAAATAAAGGAACATGagtataaaagaataaaatacttattttaattaaaaatgtcGATTTGAATATCGTTAAAAGATGATATTTTATGTATGAATGAGACAATTGACAAAATTTGAAACTTTGTGATTTCATATTCCAATTCAAAGTTCATGGAATAAATCAGGATTTGACCAAACTTAATGATTTAAATGATGGTTAATCAAtcaaaaaattataaagtaCCAATAGAAGTTGTCATTTTTATATTTCCAAATTGTTATGCTTCTGGTTAATTCCACGACATtttgaaatgaaat is part of the Salvia splendens isolate huo1 chromosome 22, SspV2, whole genome shotgun sequence genome and encodes:
- the LOC121787670 gene encoding la-related protein 1B-like; this translates as MAASLEPPSTLIDEEHYRMFVRSMEAHGASSVGIVDFERPDSRYYFCESDIADLTVYESAAGAAKKPVWNKSSSGAAGKVGAAVMGAESWPALSDTARGSPKSPLVSSNGEGVLSDTTISTSGGYSMNHIRLEADGTISRAPCIIAESQQQNAGNSGQRDRSFGGNEQQSQHGSFRGNNNGPQARPDGSYHHRHGGRRDHNRRESFASQKRDGSRPFVRGPAPNWPFVPPPVVMRPFVNPMVYHEMPQVFFVPGPHLDSPRPPPMVSYSPLLFPVPDPHLLNKILNQINYYFSNENLVKDIHLRKNMDREGWVSVHLIAGFNKVRQLTNNIHLILDALQASHIIEVLGDKVRRRGDWLKWLMPPTQNPTTSPAVYASSQSNYLEDIN